Proteins encoded in a region of the Planococcus citri chromosome 1, ihPlaCitr1.1, whole genome shotgun sequence genome:
- the LOC135849978 gene encoding coiled-coil domain-containing protein 25, protein MVFYFTNNAVTPPATYFMGKDKYENEDLIKWGWPEDVWFHVDKLSSAHVYLRLNPGQTIKDVPQQVINDACQLVKANSIQGHKLSEVDVVYTMWANLKKTPGMEVGQVSFFNDNEVYKVKVEKQNPVVNRLEKTKKEEQPNLREQRERRDAEERAEKKQQLREQKEREKADERKKKEEAELRSYSSLMKSENMKDNQSGYDSDEFW, encoded by the exons ATGGTTTTCTATTTCACCAATAACG CTGTTACCCCGCCGGCCACGTACTTCATGGGCAAAGATAAATACGAAA ACGAAGATTTAATAAAATGGGGTTGGCCGGAAGATGTGTGGTTTCATGTTGATAAACTATCCTCGGCTCACGTTTACCTTAGACTGAATCCC GGTCAAACTATAAAAGATGTGCCACAACAAGTAATTAACGATGCTTGTCAACTAGTCAAAGCTAACAGTATCCAAGGCCATAAGCTAAGCGAAGTTGACGTTGTTTACACAATGTgggcgaatttgaaaaaaacacccgGCATGGAAGTCGGTCAAGTCTCCTTTTTCAACGATAACGAG GTTTATAAAGTAAAAGTAGAGAAACAAAATCCAGTCGTGAACAGATTAGAAAAGACGAAAAAAGAAGAACAACCTAATCTACGCGAACAACGTGAAAGGCGAGACGCCGAAGAACGTGCCGAAAAGAAACAGCAACTAAGAGAGCAAAAAGAACGAGAAAAGGCTgacgaaagaaaaaagaaggaGGAAGCCGAACTCAG GAGTTATTCTTCGTTGATGAAATCCGAAAACATGAAAGATAATCAAAGCGGTTACGATTCCGATGAATTTTGGTGA
- the LOC135850010 gene encoding uncharacterized protein LOC135850010 — protein MRCFSCNQEFGSIEILLSHISRVHSHLSFFCCTYENCLRKFSLLNSFKKHCIQKHVPNDPNQINDSTPILNITSNDIGPSNTNLFVSPAESSSLPEPSVEPSVKKSNSDIPPAVAFLAKLHSYADVPRKRIVSIINDFDNFMRSQLEIIENEVDKHFERVGESQDKEDIKNCFNEAKNSFTKLKSEHLQLAKFRKLGTYISPTQYLLGERDEYKLVDGVQTFTPVKTTAEFIPIREVFKQFFETREVYIRTMSYYDSLMKNSEIITNFVQGSFWQKKHLDFGDKKVLPVFLYYDDYENNNALGSHAGIQKCGAIYISIPCLPPELNSKLSAIFLFVLFNTLDRKVFKNKVIFKKAIEELQFLENEGITIDYPSDLRNGSFIRTKLYFKLCLILGDNLGIHGLFGFCESFNSNFPCRFCMIGLNEFQFNFEEKEDLLRNESNYKQQVLLKDTKQTGIIEECIFHETDFHITKNICVDSMHDLFEGICQYDMAKMLDYFINTKKILTLFDLNERMKGFHYGWDNKPPEIMETHLKSKLKMSSSEMSSFMKNCGLLIGNLIPVGDPHWEIYVLLKKIIDIVLCPAYYRDLIDYFKVIIEEYLETLQDVFPGSIKPKHHFLTHYPRVMESVGPLWKCSSIRYESKHRVGKITSRAAICRINVCRTIAIKNQLMLNYTFLCEQIFQPIWQTGATTNIIVNDLENKIMAAELTAAGYSEIHSTKWVQYFDKKITTGYALVFPAENDQSEPNFFSIELMFVSRSNDIWFVVSKLEAYLDSHVQAYKIYNNASSYRLINSELFDSLTCKFTTKHGKFIVKNFL, from the coding sequence atgcgTTGCTTTTCATGCAATCAAGAGTTTGGTTCGATCGAAATATTACTTTCACACATCAGCCGAGTTCATTCTCatctcagttttttttgttgcaccTATGAAAATTgccttcgaaaattttcattgctgaattcttttaaaaaacattgtatTCAAAAACATGTACCAAATGATCCAAATCAAATTAACGATTCGACTCCGATTTTAAATATTACGTCAAATGATATTGGACCATCAAATACAAATCTATTCGTTTCTCCTGCTGAATCCTCTTCACTTCCGGAACCTTCTGTAGAACCTTctgtaaaaaaatcgaattctgaTATTCCTCCTGCTGTTGCTTTTCTAGCGAAGCTTCACAGTTACGCCGATGTTCCAAGAAAGAGAATCGTTTCAATAATCaatgattttgataatttcatgaGGTCGCaattagaaattattgaaaacgaGGTCGACAAGCATTTTGAACGAGTGGGTGAATCTCAAGACAAGGaagatataaaaaattgttttaatgaaGCAAAAAATTCGTTTACTAAATTGAAATCAGAACACTTACAACTTGCAAAATTTCGAAAGTTAGGAACATACATTTCACCCACTCAGTATCTCTTAGGTGAACGAGATGAGTATAAACTGGTTGATGGTGTGCAAACCTTTACTCCTGTAAAAACAACGGCAGAGTTTATTCCTATAAGAGAGGTGTTCAAACAGTTCTTTGAGACTCGAGAAGTTTATATTCGAACAATGTCCTATTATGAttcgttgatgaaaaattctgaaataataacaaattttgttcaaggttcattttggcaaaaaaaacatttagaCTTCGGAGATAAAAAAGTTCTTCCTGTGTTTCTCTACTACGACGACTACGAGAACAATAATGCTCTTGGTTCTCATGCCGGTATTCAGAAATGCGGTGCAATATACATATCCATACCATGTTTACCTCCTGAATTGAACTCAAAATTAAGcgcaatatttttatttgtgttaTTCAATACTCTCGATAGgaaggttttcaaaaataaagttatttttaaaaaagcaattGAAGAATTGcagtttcttgaaaatgaaggtATTACTATCGATTATCCTTCCGACCTCCGCAATGGTTCATTTATCAGAACAAAGTTGTACTTCAAGTTGTGTTTAATTTTGGGGGATAATTTGGGAATACATGGTctattcggtttttgtgaaagtttcaaTTCTAATTTTCCATGTAGATTTTGCATGATTGGtttaaacgaatttcaattcaattttgaagagaaaGAAGATTTGTTGAGAAATGAAAGTAATTATAAGCAACAAGTTCTCCTAAAAGATACGAAACAGACTGGTATAATTgaggagtgcatttttcatgAAACGGACTTCCATATTACCAAAAATATTTGCGTTGACTCTATGCATGATTTGTTCGAAGGAATATGCCAGTATGATATGGCAAAAATGTTAGACTACtttataaacacaaaaaaaattttaactttatTTGATTTGAACGAAAGAATGAAGGGGTTCCATTATGGGTGGGATAATAAACCGCCAGAAATAATGGAAACCcacttgaaatcaaaattaaaaatgtcttCAAGCGAAATGTCGtcattcatgaaaaattgtggTTTGCTCATCGGCAATTTGATTCCAGTAGGTGATCCTCACTGGGAAATTTAcgttttactcaaaaaaataatagatatcGTATTATGTCCGGCGTATTATCGCGATCTAATAGACTATTTTAAGGTAATAATTGAAGAATATCTGGAAACCCTACAGGATGTATTTCCTGGCAGCATCAAGCCAAAGCACCATTTTCTCACCCATTATCCTAGGGTAATGGAAAGTGTGGGTCCACTGTGGAAGTGTTCGTCAATTCGCTATGAATCTAAGCATCGTGTTGGTAAAATTACATCGAGAGCTGCTATATGTAGAATTAATGTTTGTCGTACTATTGCTATAAAAAACCAACTAATGTTGAATTATACTTTTCTTTGTGAACAAATATTTCAGCCGATTTGGCAAACTGGCGCGACTACAAATATCATTGTAAacgatttagaaaataaaataatggcTGCTGAGCTAACTGCTGCCGGATATTCAGAAATTCATTCAACAAAATGGGTTCAATACTTTGATAAGAAAATTACAACCGGATATGCATTAGTTTTTCCAGCTGAGAATGATCAATCTGAacccaactttttttcaattgaactcATGTTTGTGAGTCGAAGCAATGATATTTGGTTCGTTGTGTCAAAATTAGAAGCTTATCTCGATTCTCATGTGCAAGcttataaaatttataataatgctAGTTCTTATAGATTAATAAATAGTGAACTTTTCGATAGTTTAACCTGTAAATTTACGACTAAACATGGTAAATTTATCGTGAagaatttcttgtaa